One window of the Rufibacter radiotolerans genome contains the following:
- the uxaC gene encoding glucuronate isomerase → MSFLDDNFLLQTKTAQRLYHEHAKDMPIIDYHCHLNPEDIAKDRQFQNLTQIWLEGDHYKWRAMRTNGIPERYCTGDAPDYDKFEKWAQTVPYTMRNPLYHWTHMELKRPFGIEKILKPESAKAIYDEATEKLQTSDFSVRGILKQMNVVTICTTDDPIDSLEHHQKIASDNFGIKVLPTFRPDKAMAIEDGGYLGYLEKLEAASGVSISNYQDLLEALKQRHDFFNAQGGRLSDHGLETMYAEEYTEQEINQIFEKALKKQALTLEEVTKFKSAMLVELALLDHAKGWTQQFHLGALRNNNKRMLRELGADTGFDSIGDFDVARPLSRFMDKLDNSNQLAKTILYNLNPSQNELYATMIGNFNDGSTPGKVQYGSAWWFLDQKDGMERQMNALSNMGLLSRFVGMLTDSRSFLSYPRHEYFRRILCNMLGNDVENGELPASEMAWLGQMVENICYNNAKSYFNF, encoded by the coding sequence ATGTCCTTTTTAGACGATAATTTTCTCCTCCAGACCAAAACCGCCCAGCGGCTATACCATGAGCATGCCAAAGACATGCCCATCATTGATTACCATTGCCACCTCAACCCTGAGGATATTGCCAAGGACCGCCAGTTCCAGAACCTGACCCAGATCTGGCTGGAAGGCGACCACTACAAGTGGCGGGCCATGCGCACCAACGGTATTCCCGAGCGCTACTGCACCGGCGACGCCCCCGACTATGACAAGTTTGAGAAGTGGGCCCAGACCGTGCCCTACACCATGCGGAACCCCTTGTATCACTGGACCCACATGGAGCTCAAGCGCCCTTTCGGGATTGAGAAAATCCTTAAGCCGGAGTCAGCAAAGGCTATTTATGACGAGGCTACGGAAAAGCTGCAGACCTCTGATTTCAGCGTGCGCGGCATCTTAAAGCAAATGAACGTAGTCACTATCTGCACCACCGATGACCCGATTGACAGCCTGGAGCACCACCAGAAAATCGCCTCAGATAACTTCGGGATTAAGGTGTTGCCAACGTTCCGCCCAGACAAGGCCATGGCCATTGAAGACGGCGGGTACCTGGGCTATTTAGAGAAGCTGGAGGCCGCTTCTGGCGTATCTATCAGCAATTATCAAGACTTGCTTGAAGCCCTGAAACAGCGCCATGACTTCTTCAACGCCCAGGGCGGACGCCTGTCTGACCACGGTTTGGAAACCATGTACGCTGAAGAGTACACCGAGCAGGAGATCAATCAGATCTTTGAAAAGGCCCTGAAAAAGCAGGCCCTCACCCTGGAGGAAGTGACCAAGTTCAAGTCTGCCATGCTGGTGGAACTGGCCCTGTTGGACCACGCCAAAGGCTGGACGCAGCAGTTCCACCTGGGCGCCTTGCGGAACAACAACAAGCGCATGCTGCGCGAGTTGGGTGCTGACACCGGCTTTGACTCCATCGGGGACTTTGACGTGGCCCGTCCGCTTTCCAGGTTCATGGACAAGCTGGACAACTCCAACCAGTTGGCCAAGACTATTCTCTATAACCTGAACCCAAGCCAGAACGAGCTATACGCCACCATGATTGGCAACTTCAATGATGGCAGCACCCCGGGCAAAGTGCAGTACGGGTCGGCGTGGTGGTTCCTGGATCAGAAAGATGGCATGGAGCGCCAGATGAACGCCTTGTCTAACATGGGCTTGCTGAGCCGCTTCGTGGGCATGCTCACAGATTCCCGCTCGTTCCTCTCCTACCCGCGCCATGAGTACTTCAGAAGGATTCTGTGCAACATGCTGGGCAATGACGTGGAGAACGGAGAGTTACCGGCAAGTGAAATGGCCTGGCTGGGCCAGATGGTAGAGAACATCTGCTACAACAACGCCAAGTCTTACTTCAACTTCTAA
- a CDS encoding RagB/SusD family nutrient uptake outer membrane protein — protein MKRNILKSFIIPLSLSGLMAISSCENYLEVENPSTLSQDAIFNSVGYTESAITGIYNMLPGDDGYGSRISTLFPNGSDDFKLGGDFDPISRSGIAHFEVGAGYTDLQNPFLQLYRGIERANICIKYIPLSSLYTSGTPAQQTTMRRFLGEALTLRAQFYYELIRNWGDVPAQFEPSADMPDLYLPKANQDEIYDRLLADLATASELVPWRGESGSPTTRVTKGAVKGLRARIALARGGYALRRESKIVERRANYKEFYQIARDEAWAVIQSKQHALNPSFENVFRSLHGNGVTDATYEHVWQVGAFGGNARTDTKLGYGNGPRIAEASTYGRANGLVEAVPTYFYEFDSIGDSRRDVTLAYFQVDTKANNDNKLLTTPLLMREGKFRKYWTNIAGTNQTLGINWPLIRYADVLLMFAEAENELNGPTAAAKAALEEVRKRAFIDQYENRMPATPSNKDDFFRAIVQERYLEFGGEGVRKYDLIRWNLLEARILEVRADLRAMMDGTGRYANVPQYVFYKPTPLLGPNASARQEMLDFNLFGGNVTKVMYEPSSITTAPDGYTRISWRTSITEAHITGPTRGFASQFKKNHSELFPIFNGIISQNYRLTQDYGY, from the coding sequence ATGAAAAGAAATATCTTAAAAAGCTTTATCATCCCGCTTAGTCTTAGTGGTTTGATGGCCATAAGCTCCTGCGAAAACTACCTGGAAGTTGAAAATCCTTCTACGCTGTCACAGGACGCCATTTTTAATAGTGTTGGTTATACAGAGTCTGCCATAACCGGTATTTACAACATGCTGCCCGGTGATGACGGGTACGGAAGCAGGATCTCCACGCTTTTCCCCAATGGGTCTGATGACTTCAAACTTGGAGGAGACTTTGACCCTATTTCAAGAAGTGGTATTGCCCATTTTGAGGTAGGCGCCGGTTATACTGATTTGCAGAATCCTTTCCTGCAACTGTACAGAGGAATTGAACGCGCCAACATCTGTATCAAATACATTCCGCTTTCTTCCCTTTACACCAGTGGTACCCCTGCCCAGCAAACGACCATGCGCCGTTTCTTAGGCGAGGCCCTTACGCTTAGAGCGCAGTTCTATTATGAACTGATCAGAAACTGGGGAGATGTGCCTGCCCAGTTTGAGCCTTCCGCCGATATGCCTGACCTGTACCTGCCAAAAGCAAACCAGGATGAGATCTATGACCGACTGTTAGCTGATCTGGCTACTGCTTCTGAATTGGTTCCCTGGAGAGGAGAGTCTGGTTCCCCCACTACCCGGGTGACCAAAGGGGCTGTAAAAGGACTGCGTGCCAGAATAGCCCTGGCCCGTGGCGGGTATGCCTTAAGAAGAGAAAGCAAGATTGTAGAGCGCAGAGCCAATTATAAGGAGTTCTACCAGATTGCCAGAGATGAGGCCTGGGCTGTCATCCAAAGCAAACAACATGCCCTGAACCCAAGCTTTGAGAACGTATTCAGAAGCTTACATGGCAACGGGGTAACGGATGCGACCTATGAGCATGTGTGGCAAGTGGGCGCCTTCGGCGGAAATGCCCGTACTGATACGAAACTTGGGTATGGAAACGGCCCAAGAATTGCCGAGGCAAGTACCTATGGTCGTGCCAACGGCCTGGTAGAAGCGGTGCCCACCTACTTCTATGAGTTTGACTCCATTGGAGATTCGAGAAGAGACGTGACGCTTGCCTACTTCCAGGTAGACACCAAAGCCAACAATGACAATAAATTACTGACTACCCCTCTGTTGATGAGAGAAGGTAAATTCAGAAAATACTGGACCAACATTGCCGGTACCAACCAGACCCTAGGCATTAACTGGCCCCTTATCAGATATGCAGATGTTCTATTGATGTTTGCTGAAGCGGAGAATGAACTGAACGGACCTACGGCAGCAGCAAAGGCGGCCCTGGAAGAAGTGAGAAAAAGAGCCTTCATTGACCAGTATGAGAACAGAATGCCTGCTACCCCATCTAATAAGGATGATTTCTTCAGAGCCATTGTGCAGGAGCGCTATCTTGAGTTCGGGGGAGAGGGAGTCCGGAAGTATGACCTTATCCGCTGGAACCTGTTAGAGGCAAGAATCCTGGAAGTAAGAGCCGATCTACGGGCCATGATGGACGGTACCGGTCGGTATGCCAACGTACCCCAGTATGTGTTCTACAAGCCTACGCCGTTGTTAGGTCCTAACGCTTCTGCCCGCCAGGAAATGCTGGACTTCAATTTGTTCGGAGGAAATGTGACCAAGGTCATGTATGAACCTTCTTCCATTACCACTGCCCCAGACGGGTACACCAGAATAAGTTGGAGAACCTCTATCACAGAGGCCCATATTACCGGACCCACCAGAGGTTTTGCCAGCCAGTTCAAGAAGAACCACTCTGAGCTGTTCCCAATTTTCAACGGGATCATAAGCCAGAACTACAGATTAACGCAAGACTACGGGTATTAA
- the kduI gene encoding 5-dehydro-4-deoxy-D-glucuronate isomerase, with protein MSVYHTTRHTIHPQDFKGYDTAKLREHFLIENLFLPDSVQLVYTLYDRLIVGGVQPVTGPVQLETFPTLRSENFLDRREIGIINVGSDSTVTVDGQVIELKAKEALYIGKGVKEVIFHPAPQGGARFYFNSAPAHHTYPTKKVQLSEAETVEMGSLENSNHRTIRKVLINSVVETCQLQMGLTELKPGSVWNTMPAHTHDRRMEAYFYFEVPEDQVVSHFLGEPQETRHIWVKNNEAVLSPPWSIHSGAGTSNYTFIWGMAGENLDYNDMDKFPITDLK; from the coding sequence ATGAGCGTTTACCACACCACCAGGCATACCATCCACCCCCAGGACTTCAAGGGGTATGACACGGCAAAGCTGCGCGAGCACTTCCTGATTGAGAATCTTTTTCTGCCAGACTCGGTGCAATTGGTGTATACTTTATATGACCGTTTAATTGTAGGGGGTGTGCAACCGGTAACGGGGCCCGTACAACTGGAGACCTTCCCTACCCTGCGTTCTGAGAATTTCCTGGACCGCCGTGAGATAGGGATCATCAACGTGGGCTCTGACAGCACCGTGACCGTAGACGGCCAGGTGATAGAACTGAAGGCCAAAGAAGCCTTGTACATAGGCAAAGGCGTGAAGGAGGTAATCTTCCACCCGGCCCCGCAAGGGGGTGCCCGGTTTTACTTCAACTCCGCCCCTGCCCACCATACCTACCCCACTAAGAAAGTTCAACTGAGCGAGGCCGAAACCGTGGAAATGGGTTCCCTGGAGAACTCCAACCACCGCACCATCCGGAAAGTGCTCATCAATTCCGTGGTGGAAACCTGCCAACTGCAGATGGGCCTCACCGAACTGAAGCCCGGCAGCGTCTGGAACACCATGCCAGCCCATACCCATGACCGCCGCATGGAGGCCTACTTTTACTTTGAAGTGCCGGAAGACCAGGTCGTGAGCCATTTTCTGGGAGAACCCCAGGAGACGCGCCATATCTGGGTAAAAAACAATGAAGCAGTCCTCTCTCCGCCCTGGTCTATCCATAGCGGGGCAGGCACCTCTAACTATACCTTCATCTGGGGTATGGCCGGAGAGAACCTGGACTACAATGACATGGACAAATTCCCCATCACGGACCTTAAATAG
- a CDS encoding tagaturonate reductase codes for MQPLNRSTANISTQRPTKVIQFGEGNFLRGFVDWMIDILNEKTEFNGNVEIVQPLDKGIFQLLNKQDGLYHLVLEGIQNGEPTQETRLITCVSNALSPYENYESYLQLGENPDLEFIISNTTEAGISFEPSDKGFETTPNSFPGKLTALLYRRFTHFNGAKNKALTIIPCELIEKNGENLRTTVLQFAKHWNLPAEFTAWIENDTLFCNTLVDRIVPGFPKETISEIQESLGFSDNLVVKAEPFHLWVIEAPESVAKVFPTEQAGLQVKFVEDLTPYRTRKVRILNGAHTALVPVAYLQGLRTVREAVEDETAGKFIQETIFEEIIPTLDLPAEELNQFAKDVIERFQNPFIRHELLSISLNSVSKYKVRVLPSVLEYVNRKGQLPQRLLTSLAALILFYKGEYNGEQIPLNDTPEVLTFFKAAWQKDSVAETVHAVLSNEDFWGQNLTTIKGLEETVTQALTQLQAVSNSTIA; via the coding sequence ATGCAACCATTGAACAGAAGCACCGCCAATATCAGCACCCAAAGACCCACCAAGGTAATACAGTTTGGAGAAGGAAATTTCCTCCGCGGCTTTGTGGACTGGATGATTGATATCCTCAATGAGAAAACCGAATTTAACGGCAATGTGGAAATAGTACAGCCCCTGGACAAAGGCATTTTCCAGCTGCTCAACAAGCAGGATGGCCTGTACCACCTGGTGCTGGAAGGCATCCAGAACGGGGAACCTACCCAGGAAACGAGGTTGATCACCTGCGTTTCTAACGCACTGAGCCCCTATGAAAACTATGAGTCTTACCTGCAGCTGGGCGAGAACCCAGACCTGGAGTTCATTATCTCCAATACCACAGAGGCCGGCATCTCTTTTGAGCCTTCAGACAAGGGCTTTGAGACCACACCTAACTCTTTCCCGGGTAAGCTGACGGCCCTTTTATACCGCCGGTTCACCCATTTCAACGGCGCTAAGAACAAGGCCCTGACCATAATCCCGTGTGAGCTGATTGAGAAGAACGGCGAGAACCTGCGCACTACCGTGTTGCAGTTTGCTAAGCACTGGAACCTGCCCGCTGAGTTTACCGCTTGGATTGAGAACGATACCCTTTTCTGCAACACCCTGGTAGACCGCATTGTACCGGGCTTCCCGAAAGAAACTATCTCTGAGATCCAGGAAAGCCTGGGCTTCTCAGATAACCTGGTGGTGAAGGCCGAGCCCTTCCACTTATGGGTGATTGAAGCTCCGGAATCAGTCGCCAAGGTATTCCCAACGGAGCAGGCCGGCCTGCAGGTGAAGTTTGTGGAGGACCTGACCCCGTACCGCACCCGCAAGGTGCGCATCTTGAACGGCGCGCACACCGCCCTGGTACCGGTGGCCTACCTGCAAGGCCTGCGCACGGTAAGAGAAGCCGTGGAAGACGAAACTGCCGGCAAATTCATTCAAGAGACCATCTTTGAGGAGATCATCCCTACCCTGGACCTTCCGGCTGAGGAGTTGAACCAGTTCGCGAAAGACGTGATAGAGCGTTTCCAGAACCCGTTCATCCGGCATGAGTTGCTTTCTATTTCTTTGAACTCGGTATCTAAGTACAAGGTGCGCGTGTTGCCATCGGTGCTGGAATATGTGAACCGCAAAGGCCAGTTGCCGCAGCGGTTGCTTACCTCATTGGCGGCGCTTATCCTGTTCTACAAAGGAGAGTATAACGGCGAACAGATTCCGTTGAACGATACGCCTGAGGTGCTGACCTTCTTCAAGGCTGCCTGGCAGAAAGATTCGGTGGCTGAGACCGTGCACGCCGTGCTTTCCAATGAAGACTTCTGGGGTCAAAACCTGACCACGATCAAAGGTTTGGAAGAAACTGTCACCCAGGCACTAACCCAGTTACAGGCCGTTTCAAATTCAACTATCGCCTAA
- a CDS encoding gluconate 5-dehydrogenase, which yields MMTLFDLTGKVALVTGATHGLGMAMAKALAQAGATLVVNGNTPEKMEKALLTYEEAGINAKGYLFDVTNEAAAQESIAQIEYEVGPIAILVNNAGMIKRIPALEMDVADFRKVLDVDLTGPFIMSKNVGKYMVERRAGKIINICSMMSELGRDTVSAYAAAKGGLKMLTKNLATEWAKYNVQVNGIGPGYFATDQTAPIRVEGHPFNEFIIHRTPARRWGDPEDLAGATIFLASKASDFVNGQILYVDGGILATIGKPSNEH from the coding sequence ATGATGACTCTATTTGACTTAACCGGCAAAGTAGCCCTGGTAACCGGAGCCACCCACGGCCTGGGAATGGCCATGGCCAAAGCCCTGGCGCAGGCCGGCGCCACCCTGGTGGTGAACGGCAACACGCCAGAGAAAATGGAAAAGGCGCTCTTAACGTACGAGGAGGCAGGCATCAACGCCAAAGGCTACCTGTTTGACGTGACCAATGAGGCAGCCGCTCAGGAATCTATTGCCCAGATAGAGTATGAAGTGGGTCCAATCGCTATCTTGGTGAACAACGCCGGCATGATCAAGCGCATTCCGGCCCTGGAGATGGATGTAGCCGATTTCCGGAAGGTGCTGGACGTGGATCTGACGGGCCCTTTCATCATGTCTAAAAACGTGGGCAAGTACATGGTGGAGAGAAGGGCCGGTAAGATCATTAACATCTGCTCCATGATGAGCGAACTGGGCCGCGACACGGTCTCAGCCTACGCCGCCGCTAAAGGAGGCCTCAAAATGCTGACCAAGAACCTGGCCACTGAGTGGGCGAAATACAACGTGCAGGTCAACGGCATCGGGCCGGGTTACTTTGCCACGGACCAGACGGCCCCAATTAGAGTAGAAGGACACCCATTTAACGAGTTTATCATCCATAGAACCCCTGCCAGGCGGTGGGGTGACCCTGAGGACCTGGCCGGCGCCACTATTTTCCTGGCCAGCAAGGCCAGTGACTTTGTGAACGGGCAGATCCTGTACGTTGATGGCGGCATTCTGGCCACCATTGGCAAACCCAGCAATGAACACTAG
- a CDS encoding SusC/RagA family TonB-linked outer membrane protein produces the protein MQQALLKKSRYLLVLAFFFTAIVGAFAQTVTITGKVTDEKKEGLPGVTVLLKGTTTANATDIEGNYSIKVPSATGTLVFSYIGFQTQEVAINGRTTVNITLGTDAKALDEVVVVGYGTVTRKELTGSVASVTAKDIQDIPVSTAAEALAGRLAGVQVTTTEGRPGADIQVRVRGGGSLTQDNSPLYIVDGIQMENALSIISPQEIESVDVLKDAASTSIYGARGANGVVIITTKGGREQKTQVTYTGYAGVRSIVNKLKVMNPYDYALYQYESYNLFTNTNEESRASFRDRYGRWEDLDIYKNMPMTDWQDKVFGRDAFNQTHVLGVTGGSKETSFNFTLNHAEEEGIMINSGYERTLASFKFDHKVTDRFKVGLTTRYSRQRVDGVGTSSTGSQSNNRLRNAVRYRPFVAPGFESQVDEFDVDYASSTQLTSPVLLANSETRRDYRNDIIVNGWFSYDIIKNLTFRTVVGVNALDRKTNAYSGPVTSIARQNNDQPVVDMNSGEAFSLTNTNTLTYKKKVGEDHNIDFLLGHELVEWNSKAKGIRTKWLPVDITPDQAFAGIQKATAPAGLIQESPSTGESSTRLLSFFGRVGYNYKGKYFANFNLRRDGSSLFAESNRYGTFPSASLMWRAADEPFMETAQDWLSDLKVRLSIGTVGNNRIGVDLFRTMYTAGTNDGYAFSEAITPGYVAPTLANPFLVWESTLSKNLGVDFAFFKNRLTGSVDVYQNKTKDLLLEATIPQTSGYTTQLQNIGETENRGIELQLGGVVVDKGDFRWNANFNISKNQNKIVSLGLDPSGQPKQSYLVQSGWVNSLEDFKVEVGQPVGQFYGYVTDGYYTVDDFNATFNASTNTWTYVLKEGVANSSSVALGNRQPQPGDLKLKDLTDDNNSLISTSDRTVLGNAQPKFTGGFNQQFAYKGFDLSVFLVFSYGNKVYNANKLEFTTQYTTRDNNMLALMNDRFKLYDDNGQRVSDPEQLKALNANAKYWRPSLGNYFMHSFAIEDGSFLRISNLTLGYSIPEALVKKTRVISKLRVYGTVNNLHTFTKYTGYDPEANTRRNSPLTPSVDYAAYPRSRFILGGINVTL, from the coding sequence ATGCAACAAGCATTACTTAAAAAGAGCCGGTATCTATTGGTGTTGGCTTTTTTCTTTACTGCCATAGTAGGTGCCTTCGCACAGACTGTCACCATCACCGGAAAGGTGACCGATGAAAAGAAGGAAGGCCTGCCAGGTGTGACCGTTCTCTTGAAAGGTACCACCACCGCCAATGCCACAGACATTGAGGGAAACTATTCTATTAAGGTGCCTTCGGCCACCGGCACGCTGGTGTTTTCTTACATAGGGTTCCAGACGCAGGAAGTAGCCATTAACGGCCGGACCACGGTTAACATAACCTTAGGTACAGATGCCAAGGCATTAGACGAAGTGGTGGTAGTAGGTTACGGGACCGTGACCAGAAAAGAACTGACAGGTTCAGTGGCCTCTGTGACCGCAAAAGACATTCAGGATATACCGGTAAGCACGGCCGCTGAGGCGTTGGCCGGTAGATTGGCCGGGGTGCAGGTAACCACTACGGAAGGTAGACCAGGGGCTGATATTCAGGTGCGGGTACGCGGAGGCGGATCTCTCACCCAGGATAACTCTCCTCTATATATAGTAGACGGTATCCAGATGGAAAATGCCTTGTCTATTATTTCTCCTCAGGAAATTGAGTCGGTAGACGTGTTGAAAGATGCGGCTTCTACTTCTATTTACGGAGCAAGGGGCGCCAACGGGGTAGTGATTATTACCACCAAAGGAGGAAGAGAGCAAAAGACGCAGGTAACGTACACGGGCTACGCTGGGGTAAGAAGCATAGTGAACAAGTTGAAAGTGATGAACCCGTATGACTATGCCTTGTACCAGTATGAGTCTTACAACCTGTTCACTAATACAAACGAGGAAAGCCGTGCCTCTTTCAGAGACCGGTATGGGAGATGGGAAGATTTAGATATCTATAAAAATATGCCAATGACTGATTGGCAGGATAAAGTGTTTGGCCGCGATGCCTTTAATCAAACCCATGTGTTAGGGGTGACTGGTGGTTCTAAAGAAACTTCCTTCAACTTTACCCTGAACCATGCCGAGGAGGAGGGGATCATGATCAATTCTGGTTATGAAAGAACTCTGGCGTCTTTCAAGTTTGACCATAAAGTCACCGACCGTTTCAAGGTTGGGTTAACTACCCGGTATAGCCGCCAGCGCGTGGACGGGGTAGGTACTTCCAGTACCGGTTCACAAAGCAACAACAGATTAAGAAATGCTGTGCGGTACAGACCATTTGTGGCGCCCGGGTTTGAAAGCCAGGTAGATGAATTTGATGTAGATTATGCCAGCAGCACTCAATTGACCAGCCCTGTGCTGTTAGCCAACAGTGAAACCAGACGCGATTACCGCAATGACATTATCGTGAACGGCTGGTTCAGTTATGACATCATCAAGAACCTTACTTTTAGAACAGTGGTAGGGGTAAATGCCTTAGACAGAAAAACAAATGCCTATAGCGGCCCTGTGACCAGTATTGCCAGACAGAACAATGACCAGCCAGTAGTAGATATGAACTCTGGAGAGGCTTTTTCTTTAACCAACACCAATACGTTAACCTACAAAAAGAAGGTTGGTGAAGATCATAATATTGATTTCTTATTGGGCCATGAATTAGTGGAGTGGAACAGTAAAGCCAAAGGAATCCGCACCAAATGGCTTCCAGTTGACATTACCCCAGATCAGGCATTTGCCGGAATCCAGAAAGCCACTGCACCCGCAGGTCTGATCCAGGAGAGCCCTTCTACTGGTGAATCCAGCACCAGACTTCTCTCTTTCTTTGGAAGAGTAGGGTATAACTACAAAGGCAAATACTTTGCGAATTTCAATTTAAGACGTGATGGTTCTTCTCTTTTTGCAGAAAGCAACCGCTACGGCACTTTCCCCTCTGCGTCTTTGATGTGGCGTGCGGCAGATGAGCCCTTTATGGAAACTGCTCAGGATTGGTTAAGCGACCTTAAAGTGCGTTTAAGTATTGGTACAGTAGGAAATAACAGGATTGGGGTTGACTTGTTCAGAACCATGTACACGGCTGGCACCAATGACGGATACGCTTTCAGTGAAGCCATTACCCCGGGGTATGTGGCTCCTACTTTAGCCAACCCTTTCCTGGTTTGGGAGTCTACTCTCTCTAAAAACCTGGGGGTTGACTTCGCCTTCTTCAAAAACCGTTTAACAGGTTCAGTTGATGTGTACCAGAATAAAACCAAAGACCTTCTGTTAGAAGCCACCATTCCGCAGACCAGTGGTTATACTACCCAGCTCCAAAATATTGGGGAAACCGAAAATAGAGGTATTGAACTGCAGTTGGGCGGCGTAGTAGTAGACAAAGGTGATTTTAGATGGAATGCCAATTTCAACATCTCAAAAAATCAGAACAAGATTGTGAGTTTGGGTCTGGATCCTTCCGGGCAGCCAAAACAGTCTTATCTGGTACAATCCGGTTGGGTTAACTCCTTAGAAGATTTCAAAGTGGAAGTAGGGCAGCCCGTAGGCCAGTTCTATGGCTACGTTACAGATGGATACTACACGGTTGATGACTTCAATGCCACTTTCAATGCTTCTACCAATACCTGGACCTATGTGTTGAAGGAAGGTGTGGCCAATAGCTCAAGCGTAGCTTTGGGTAACAGACAACCCCAGCCAGGTGACCTGAAGCTGAAAGACCTTACAGATGATAACAACTCTTTGATCTCCACTTCAGACCGTACCGTTCTGGGCAACGCGCAACCTAAATTCACAGGTGGTTTCAATCAGCAGTTTGCTTACAAAGGCTTTGACCTGAGTGTGTTCCTGGTGTTTTCTTATGGCAACAAAGTGTATAATGCCAACAAGCTGGAGTTCACCACCCAATACACTACCAGAGACAACAATATGCTGGCGCTGATGAATGACCGCTTTAAATTGTATGATGACAACGGACAGAGAGTATCTGACCCAGAGCAACTTAAAGCGCTAAATGCCAACGCAAAATACTGGAGACCATCATTAGGGAACTACTTCATGCATTCTTTTGCCATTGAAGATGGATCTTTCTTAAGAATCAGCAACCTTACCTTAGGGTACAGTATTCCTGAGGCGCTGGTCAAGAAAACCAGGGTAATCTCCAAACTAAGAGTGTATGGCACGGTGAACAATCTGCACACCTTCACCAAATACACCGGGTATGACCCAGAGGCCAACACCAGAAGAAATTCACCCCTCACGCCAAGTGTTGACTATGCGGCCTATCCGCGCAGCAGGTTCATTTTAGGTGGTATTAACGTTACTTTGTAA
- a CDS encoding LacI family DNA-binding transcriptional regulator — translation MGSKPKVTIHHIAEKLNITASTVSRALNDNPRISEITKKAVLKAAKQLNYQPNNIAAALRNGKSHIIGIIVPTVDRAFFGSVIRGIEEIANKLNYKVIICQSYDNYEKEVQTVDALLSARVDGIIASIGKNSTNLDHYKRPQEKGIPLVLFDRTTDELEVSQVMIDDYRGAYKMTEHLIQQGYRRIAHFTSPLKVSVFKERLRGYMDALRDYEIPFQEELVIKSNLQLEDGRAGMEQLLTLQERPDAVFSASDYGAMGAMQVLKEHKIRIPEEIGLAGFGNEPFTSFSDPALTTVDQFSLTMGRITAELFFENFKTGDKKIVPQKTVLKPELVIRGSSLRRPMPPEEQAR, via the coding sequence ATGGGAAGCAAACCAAAGGTGACTATTCACCACATAGCTGAGAAACTGAACATTACGGCCTCTACCGTTTCCAGGGCGCTGAATGATAACCCCAGGATCAGTGAGATCACCAAGAAAGCGGTGCTGAAGGCGGCCAAGCAGCTGAATTACCAGCCCAACAACATTGCGGCCGCCCTTCGCAACGGCAAAAGCCACATCATTGGCATTATTGTGCCTACCGTAGACCGGGCCTTCTTTGGTTCTGTGATCCGCGGTATTGAGGAGATCGCTAATAAGCTCAACTACAAGGTGATCATCTGCCAGTCTTACGACAACTATGAGAAAGAGGTGCAGACAGTAGATGCGCTGTTGAGCGCGCGGGTAGACGGCATCATTGCCTCTATCGGGAAGAACTCCACCAACCTGGACCATTACAAGAGACCGCAGGAGAAAGGCATTCCGTTGGTTTTGTTTGACCGTACCACCGACGAGCTGGAAGTAAGCCAGGTGATGATTGATGACTACCGCGGCGCCTATAAAATGACCGAGCACCTCATTCAGCAGGGCTACCGCCGGATTGCCCATTTCACCAGCCCCCTGAAAGTGAGCGTGTTCAAGGAGCGTCTGCGCGGGTACATGGATGCCCTGCGGGATTATGAGATTCCTTTCCAGGAGGAACTGGTTATAAAAAGCAACCTGCAGTTGGAAGACGGACGCGCCGGTATGGAGCAACTATTAACCCTCCAGGAACGGCCAGATGCCGTGTTTTCGGCGTCAGACTATGGGGCCATGGGCGCCATGCAGGTATTGAAGGAGCATAAGATCCGGATTCCGGAGGAGATTGGCCTGGCAGGTTTCGGGAACGAGCCTTTCACCTCCTTCTCAGACCCCGCCCTTACTACCGTTGACCAGTTCAGTTTAACCATGGGCCGCATCACCGCCGAGCTGTTCTTTGAGAACTTTAAAACCGGCGACAAAAAGATTGTACCCCAGAAAACCGTGCTCAAACCTGAGTTGGTCATCCGGGGGTCCTCCCTGCGCCGGCCCATGCCTCCGGAAGAACAGGCACGCTAA